In Miscanthus floridulus cultivar M001 chromosome 5, ASM1932011v1, whole genome shotgun sequence, one genomic interval encodes:
- the LOC136452073 gene encoding probable tRNA N6-adenosine threonylcarbamoyltransferase, mitochondrial has product MAATLLPTLSPPVSRAAAAFLLRRAPLKPSHYLHPPPTLRRLLSSSSYPATPSLALCPLSTMPSTAAARAVPARRDLLMLGIETSCDDTAAAVVRGDGEILSQVVSSQADLLARYGGVAPKMAEEAHALVIDQVVQKALDDAKLSESDLSAVAVTIGPGLSLCLRVGVRKARQVAKAFGLPIVGVHHMEAHALVSRLVNKDLDFPFLALLISGGHNLLVLARGLGQYIQLGTTIDDAIGEAYDKSARWLGLDMRKGGGPALEELALEGDPNAVKFRVPMRQHKDCNFSYAGLKTQVRLAIESKNLCTEDVPISSASEEDRQSRANIAASFQRVAVLHLEERCQRAVEWALKMEPSIKYFVVSGGVASNKYVRTRLNQVAENNGLQLVSPPPSLCTDNGVMIAWTGIEHFVVGRFEDPPTDDEPDDMQYELRPRWPLGEEYSEGRSVARSLKTARVHPSLTSMIQGSLQK; this is encoded by the exons ATGGCGGCCACTCTTCTCCCGACCTTATCGCCGCCCGtctcgcgcgccgccgccgctttcCTCCTCCGACGAGCCCCACTGAAGCCCTCCCATTATCTGCACCCACCCCCCACTCTCCGCCGCttactctcctcctcctcctatccaGCAACCCCTTCCCTTGCCCTATGCCCCCTCTCGACCATGCCGTCCACCGCCGCCGCTCGAGCCGTTCCGGCCCGCCGCGACCTCCTCATGCTAGGCATCGAGACCAGCTGCGACGACACTGCGGCTGCTGTG GTGAGAGGTGACGGCGAGATCCTTAGCCAAGTGGTTTCTTCCCAA GCGGATTTGCTTGCGAGGTATGGTGGTGTTGCTCCTAAGATGGCCGAGGAAGCACATGCCCTTGTGATTGACCAG GTTGTTCAAAAGGCCCTTGACGATGCAAAATTGTCAGAAAGTGATCTTTCTGCAGTCGCTGTGACCATTGGACCGGGACTTAGTCTATGCCTTAGAG TTGGTGTTCGTAAAGCTAGACAGGTAGCGAAAGCATTTGGGTTGCCTATTGTTGGAGTTCATCATATGGAAGCGCATGCATTAGTTTCCAG GCTAGTGAATAAGGACCTTGATTTCCCATTTCTGGCTCTTCTAATTTCAG GAGGACACAATCTTCTTGTTCTTGCTCGTGGCCTTGGGCAATACATTCAACTGGGGACTACTATAGATGATGCGATTGGTGAGGCATATGACAAATCAGCAAGATGGTTGGGCCTTGATATGCGGAAAGGTGGTGGCCCTGCTCTTGAAGAGCTTGCTCTAGAAGGTGATCCAAATGCTGTTAAGTTCAGA GTTCCAATGCGGCAACACAAAGATTGCAATTTTTCTTATGCTGGCTTGAAGACTCAAGTTCGATTGGCAATTGAATCTAAGAACTT ATGTACAGAGGATGTTCCCATTTCGTCTGCATCGGAGGAAGACAGACAATCAAGGGCGAACATTGCTGCCTCTTTTCAG CGAGTTGCTGTGTTACATTTGGAAGAAAGATGCCAGCGAGCAGTTGAATGGGCATTGAAGATGGAaccttccatcaaatacttt GTTGTTTCAGGAGGAGTCGCATCCAACAAGTATGTTAGGACTCGCTTGAATCAAGTTGCTGAGAATAATGGCCTACAACTTGTATCTCCTCCTCCAAGCCTTTGTACTGACAATG GCGTCATGATTGCTTGGACTGGGATTGAACACTTCGTTGTGGGGAGATTTGAGGATCCACCTACTGATGACGAGCCTGATGATATGCAG TATGAGCTGCGGCCAAGATGGCCTCTTGGTGAGGAATATTCAGAAGGAAGAAGTGTTGCACGATCATTGAAGACCGCTCGAGTCCATCCATCACTAACGTCTATGATACAGGGCTCTCTTCAAAAGTAG